A genomic window from Sphingobacterium spiritivorum includes:
- a CDS encoding RagB/SusD family nutrient uptake outer membrane protein has translation MRSYLYIFIGFIICSLTACESYLDAGPPKDQMPSELAFSDDKTATASVTGVLSRMNQLNYQFANVLSMILPAMSADEFVYAVASAPYDEFKNNAVLSSNSNVTTLWSQPYTYIAQANLCVEGLEASTNLSPKVKSQLLGEAKFIRAFCYFYLVNYFGDVPLIRGTNVMENNTKPRTPQAEVYAAIIEDLKDAKAKLFQGYPQVDKADANGERIRANKSAASALLARAYLYTKQWDLAEQESSEVLGATQYKLQPAADLDKVFQANNQEAIWQLQVVNTAGGRNTWEGFLIVPAAPTSAPLFRLIPGYLYDAFENGDQRLTRWVGSMTTAAGVTHRYPYKYKIRTGVTPAKEYTMVLRLGEQYLIRAEARMMQSKWGLAQEDINVIRNRAGLQSLSLGNDAVALRKALEQERRVELFGEWGHRWLDLRRWPSETGQEGKTRADDILPALKPKWQSKAIYFPLPDVALRTNPNLVQN, from the coding sequence ATGAGATCATATCTATATATATTTATTGGCTTTATTATCTGTAGTCTTACCGCCTGCGAGAGCTATCTGGATGCAGGCCCTCCGAAAGATCAGATGCCTTCTGAGCTGGCCTTTTCAGATGATAAGACAGCTACAGCATCGGTTACCGGTGTGCTGTCCCGCATGAATCAGCTGAACTATCAGTTTGCCAATGTACTCTCCATGATACTGCCGGCAATGTCAGCTGATGAATTTGTCTACGCTGTAGCTTCAGCACCTTATGATGAATTTAAAAATAATGCAGTACTATCCTCCAATTCAAATGTAACCACACTTTGGTCACAGCCTTATACTTACATTGCACAGGCTAACCTGTGTGTAGAAGGCCTGGAAGCTTCTACAAATCTAAGTCCCAAAGTCAAAAGCCAGCTATTGGGTGAAGCTAAATTTATCCGTGCGTTCTGCTATTTTTACCTGGTCAATTATTTTGGAGATGTGCCATTGATTCGCGGTACAAATGTGATGGAAAATAATACAAAACCAAGAACTCCTCAGGCTGAAGTCTATGCCGCAATCATAGAGGATCTGAAAGATGCTAAGGCAAAACTCTTTCAGGGATATCCTCAGGTAGATAAGGCTGATGCTAACGGAGAGCGTATACGTGCCAATAAAAGCGCTGCTTCAGCGCTGCTGGCAAGAGCTTATCTCTATACCAAACAGTGGGATCTGGCGGAGCAGGAGTCAAGTGAAGTGCTTGGCGCAACACAATATAAATTACAGCCTGCAGCAGATCTGGATAAGGTATTTCAGGCCAATAATCAGGAAGCGATATGGCAGCTTCAGGTTGTGAATACTGCCGGTGGACGCAATACCTGGGAGGGATTTCTGATCGTTCCGGCGGCACCAACCAGTGCGCCTTTGTTTCGCCTTATTCCGGGATATCTTTATGATGCCTTTGAAAACGGAGATCAACGGCTTACACGTTGGGTTGGCAGTATGACAACAGCAGCTGGCGTTACCCACCGTTATCCGTATAAATATAAAATCCGTACCGGAGTGACTCCGGCCAAAGAATACACAATGGTATTGAGACTGGGAGAGCAATACCTGATACGTGCAGAAGCACGTATGATGCAAAGCAAATGGGGACTTGCACAGGAAGATATCAATGTCATCAGAAATCGCGCCGGCCTGCAAAGCCTGTCATTAGGAAATGATGCTGTTGCTTTACGAAAAGCTTTAGAACAGGAGCGTCGTGTGGAACTATTCGGAGAGTGGGGACACCGTTGGCTCGACCTGAGACGCTGGCCAAGTGAAACAGGGCAGGAGGGCAAAACGAGAGCAGATGATATATTGCCGGCACTCAAACCCAAATGGCAATCCAAAGCTATATACTTTCCTTTGCCGGATGTAGCATTGCGGACCAATCCGAATCTGGTACAGAATTAA
- a CDS encoding aspartyl/asparaginyl beta-hydroxylase domain-containing protein — MKNFIKFDVQYDVAQLQQELAYCLKEVWTDHFNTRDYQGRWECISLRSETGNQQDIRSIPGNNTFQDTALLQHMPYIRSIIDSWNFEKESIRLMALYPGSEIKPHRDPGCRYQDGALRLHIPVVTHPLVQFNVDGEELKLEEGNCWYIDFSKVHWIRNSSDTIRVHLVIDGKSNPDMDEVFESHGIPSYEKPVYDERTKQAMIAQLELMDTDAARQIIQQLKEEE, encoded by the coding sequence GTGAAAAACTTTATCAAATTTGATGTGCAGTATGATGTTGCACAGTTGCAGCAGGAACTCGCTTATTGCCTAAAAGAAGTTTGGACAGATCATTTTAACACCAGAGATTATCAGGGACGCTGGGAGTGTATTTCTTTACGCTCGGAAACCGGAAATCAGCAGGATATACGTTCCATCCCGGGTAATAATACTTTTCAGGATACCGCTTTATTACAACATATGCCTTATATCAGATCCATCATTGATAGCTGGAATTTCGAGAAGGAGAGTATTCGCTTAATGGCACTTTATCCGGGGAGTGAGATAAAGCCGCATCGCGATCCGGGATGCCGGTATCAGGATGGTGCTCTGAGGTTGCATATACCTGTTGTGACACATCCATTAGTACAGTTTAATGTGGATGGAGAGGAACTGAAGCTGGAAGAAGGAAACTGCTGGTACATTGATTTCTCTAAGGTACACTGGATCCGCAATTCAAGTGATACGATAAGGGTACATCTGGTTATAGATGGAAAGAGCAATCCGGATATGGATGAAGTATTCGAATCACACGGTATTCCATCATATGAAAAGCCAGTATATGATGAAAGGACAAAGCAGGCGATGATCGCTCAGTTAGAACTGATGGATACCGATGCTGCCAGACAAATCATCCAACAACTAAAAGAAGAAGAGTGA
- a CDS encoding TlpA disulfide reductase family protein, which produces MLKRIILSLICIVVIAVHIHAAPKKTVLTGKITGVKAGTLELNVQEYRVMSPQNKIDAELNEDGTFRFELEINGPARAFLILGSTPVEETFVLKKGDGQDTTVSSNTNRPQIIYFYLMPGDKQILQVDAAKIPETLKLTGKYADNSLYLNQEDWNFNQYKDKHLKNYFAYVHYSPQQYNEYVEDRRAKRQEFLIDFASTHKLTKQLKQASESVLYGDAILARLLYPKMRESYKKDGYTAPAGYYDFLKEVRPDQSGNDNGIAYFYFLDYLFKEEYRLADTDDDYIDFVAAKLSGRPLYEYYAFALSGNFKKKLYDKFGSKSPFPDLARRVKEKYGKLEGMLEGNPAPQAVFENLTGDKITWSKWKGQYIYVDFWATWCGPCIQEIPALDSLRHDYKDKPITFVSISFDSKKDQQKWKDFVNDKKLEGIQLWADPDNHKLVTQALNILQIPRFLLLDPKGNIVDANALRPSDKRIRSLLDKLLTTADTK; this is translated from the coding sequence ATGTTGAAAAGAATAATTTTATCCCTGATATGCATCGTTGTGATTGCCGTTCACATACATGCTGCACCTAAGAAAACGGTGCTGACCGGTAAGATAACAGGAGTGAAAGCCGGAACTCTGGAGCTGAATGTACAGGAATACCGGGTAATGTCTCCTCAGAATAAGATCGATGCCGAGCTCAATGAAGACGGAACATTCCGGTTCGAATTGGAAATCAACGGTCCTGCACGAGCTTTTTTAATATTAGGAAGTACCCCCGTCGAAGAAACATTTGTACTGAAAAAAGGAGATGGTCAGGATACAACTGTATCCAGTAATACAAATCGTCCGCAGATAATCTATTTTTATCTGATGCCGGGAGACAAACAAATATTACAGGTCGATGCAGCCAAGATCCCTGAAACGTTGAAACTGACAGGTAAATATGCAGATAACAGCTTATACCTGAATCAGGAAGACTGGAATTTTAATCAGTATAAGGATAAGCACCTTAAAAATTATTTTGCCTATGTACATTATTCACCTCAGCAATACAATGAATATGTCGAAGACAGAAGAGCAAAACGTCAGGAATTTTTAATCGATTTTGCCAGCACGCATAAGTTGACTAAACAGTTGAAACAGGCAAGTGAATCTGTGTTGTACGGTGATGCTATACTTGCGAGACTGCTCTATCCTAAGATGAGAGAAAGCTATAAAAAGGACGGCTATACAGCTCCTGCCGGTTATTATGACTTTCTGAAAGAGGTTCGCCCTGACCAATCCGGGAATGATAATGGCATTGCTTATTTTTACTTTCTGGACTATCTTTTTAAGGAAGAATATCGTCTGGCAGATACAGATGATGATTATATTGATTTTGTTGCTGCCAAACTATCCGGAAGACCGCTGTACGAATATTATGCATTTGCACTTTCGGGTAATTTTAAGAAGAAACTATACGATAAGTTTGGTTCGAAAAGTCCGTTTCCGGATCTGGCCAGACGTGTAAAAGAGAAGTATGGCAAATTAGAAGGGATGCTGGAAGGTAATCCCGCTCCACAAGCTGTTTTTGAAAACCTTACAGGAGATAAAATTACCTGGAGCAAATGGAAAGGGCAGTATATCTATGTCGATTTCTGGGCGACATGGTGTGGCCCATGTATACAGGAGATTCCGGCTCTGGACTCCCTGAGACATGATTATAAAGATAAGCCGATTACTTTTGTCAGTATTTCATTTGACAGTAAAAAAGATCAGCAGAAATGGAAAGATTTTGTGAATGATAAGAAGTTGGAAGGCATACAATTGTGGGCTGATCCCGACAATCATAAGCTTGTAACACAGGCCCTCAATATTTTGCAGATACCGAGATTCTTATTACTCGATCCGAAGGGAAATATAGTGGATGCAAATGCGCTTCGCCCTTCAGACAAACGAATCCGGTCCTTACTCGATAAACTGCTGACAACAGCAGACACGAAGTAA
- a CDS encoding ABC transporter substrate-binding protein: MNKSVDLAIDINSQTGMELHESAQQAENCNYHIGMILPVHTEQSIAKSFQKGLKSVLKDINNPVSEISTELVAQSSASRYTEAIVKLFEFDEVDLIIGLFSTHEISAIAKLAEKYKKPIIACHLGEHLPLYTEKYTYLYVYSLSIWQHVGALGHWAVSKLGQKGLFVTDLYDGGYAFGTFLDLGMNQESEDNRLSFHLTPNTQDNYLDLTAFYNVLKRDRPDFIYASFNGTQAGRFLEAYANSPYCDIPLVGLPFLFDNGTPAPENIKAYTSLILSAETVDHIYENWGIRLAEWLRKLSGQQEELNQSIQSQATSFLSTWQLNDLSADIVIRQLDLKQNESESLQEKSIVYHISPLGAGNEKLQNMLTEINSGWTNSYLTR, encoded by the coding sequence ATGAACAAGTCTGTCGATCTTGCTATTGATATAAATAGTCAAACAGGAATGGAATTGCATGAGTCTGCGCAACAGGCAGAAAATTGTAATTATCATATTGGTATGATTCTGCCTGTTCATACGGAGCAGAGCATTGCTAAATCTTTTCAGAAAGGTTTAAAATCGGTATTGAAAGATATTAATAATCCTGTTTCTGAGATCTCCACAGAATTGGTAGCGCAATCTTCTGCATCCAGATATACAGAGGCTATTGTCAAATTGTTTGAATTTGACGAAGTCGATCTTATTATCGGTCTCTTCTCTACACATGAAATTTCAGCAATAGCCAAGCTTGCTGAAAAGTATAAGAAGCCGATTATTGCCTGTCACCTGGGTGAACATTTACCCTTATACACAGAAAAATATACCTATCTGTATGTATACAGCCTTTCTATTTGGCAACATGTAGGGGCATTAGGCCATTGGGCCGTTTCAAAGTTGGGACAGAAGGGGTTGTTTGTAACGGATCTCTACGATGGAGGATACGCCTTTGGGACATTTTTAGATCTGGGAATGAATCAGGAATCTGAAGATAACAGATTGTCTTTTCATCTCACCCCAAATACTCAGGACAATTACTTAGATCTGACCGCTTTCTATAATGTACTGAAACGGGACAGACCTGACTTTATATACGCCAGTTTCAATGGAACACAGGCAGGACGCTTTTTAGAAGCCTATGCTAACTCTCCTTATTGCGATATTCCATTGGTAGGGCTACCATTTCTGTTTGACAACGGTACCCCGGCTCCTGAAAATATAAAAGCATATACATCGTTGATTTTATCAGCAGAAACTGTGGATCATATATATGAAAACTGGGGGATAAGGTTAGCGGAATGGTTAAGAAAATTGTCTGGTCAGCAAGAAGAATTGAATCAGTCAATACAATCACAGGCCACATCATTCCTGAGTACATGGCAGTTAAATGATCTTTCTGCAGATATTGTAATCAGACAGCTTGATTTAAAACAGAATGAGTCTGAATCTCTTCAGGAGAAAAGTATAGTATACCACATCTCGCCTTTAGGCGCTGGTAATGAAAAGTTGCAAAATATGTTGACAGAAATCAATTCGGGTTGGACAAATAGCTATTTGACCCGATGA
- a CDS encoding phage tail protein — MDGTMAEIRLFAGNFAPKYWALCNGQTLAINTNQALFSLLGTTYGGNGVTTFQLPDFRGRIPVGTGSGQTVGMGTITSGQKVGTESVTLVENNLPAHFHQVSISGKLPLTVSKSIADKSTVIDGLSLAAPARSAGRAKTPTLGYNSQTGSISLNPASIDLSGMTLTLAPIGGNAVHDNRQPALGLNYIICLQGIYPSRN, encoded by the coding sequence ATGGATGGAACTATGGCAGAGATACGGCTGTTTGCCGGAAACTTTGCACCTAAGTATTGGGCATTATGTAATGGGCAAACTTTAGCCATTAATACAAATCAGGCTCTTTTTTCATTATTAGGTACCACTTATGGCGGAAATGGAGTTACTACATTTCAGCTTCCTGACTTTCGGGGCAGAATCCCGGTGGGTACCGGATCGGGACAAACTGTAGGTATGGGAACCATTACATCTGGTCAAAAAGTGGGGACAGAAAGTGTTACACTGGTTGAAAATAATCTTCCTGCCCATTTTCATCAGGTCAGCATAAGTGGGAAATTACCGCTGACTGTAAGTAAAAGTATTGCGGATAAAAGTACCGTTATTGACGGACTGTCTCTGGCTGCTCCTGCCCGATCTGCAGGAAGAGCAAAAACACCAACATTAGGATACAATAGTCAGACCGGTTCAATCAGCTTAAATCCGGCAAGTATAGATCTTTCAGGTATGACATTGACACTGGCACCTATCGGAGGTAATGCTGTTCATGATAACAGGCAACCTGCTTTAGGACTGAATTATATTATTTGTTTACAAGGAATTTATCCATCAAGAAACTAA
- a CDS encoding phage tail protein: MDGYIGEIRFFAAGYAPLNWAFCQGQLIAVRSNTALFSILGTTYGGNGTTTFGLPDFQGRTIIGAGSGPGLTPRIIGEQGGAANVMLTLPEMTAHNHVVTRNGGPKLKISSANATTATPANGMSIARPGYMEGANFVTTLGFVSAAADTVLEAATNNITFNTDVKGGNIPHSNVQPYLGMNVMICLYGNFPARN; this comes from the coding sequence ATGGACGGATACATAGGAGAAATCAGATTTTTTGCCGCTGGCTATGCACCCCTGAACTGGGCGTTTTGTCAAGGGCAACTTATAGCAGTCAGAAGTAATACAGCATTATTTTCTATTTTAGGTACTACTTATGGTGGAAACGGAACAACAACATTTGGTCTTCCTGACTTTCAGGGAAGAACAATAATAGGTGCTGGATCGGGACCGGGACTTACCCCAAGAATTATAGGAGAACAAGGTGGTGCTGCAAATGTTATGCTGACATTGCCGGAAATGACTGCGCATAACCATGTCGTAACCAGAAATGGTGGCCCAAAACTTAAAATCAGCTCTGCAAATGCAACAACTGCTACACCGGCAAATGGTATGTCTATTGCCAGGCCGGGATATATGGAGGGGGCAAATTTTGTAACAACTTTGGGATTTGTGTCTGCTGCAGCGGATACTGTACTGGAAGCAGCAACTAATAATATAACCTTTAATACAGACGTAAAGGGAGGCAACATACCACATAGTAATGTGCAACCTTATCTCGGCATGAATGTTATGATTTGTCTTTATGGAAACTTTCCGGCCAGAAATTAA
- the cysC gene encoding adenylyl-sulfate kinase, which yields MALIIQMTGLSGSGKTTLSKMLKTTLEEESYRVALVDGDTYRATLCKDLGFDKADRIENIRRLGVVAAELSKEHDIVIIAAINPYEEGRRLLQQDNSNSQLVYIKCDLQTLIKRDPKGLYKRALLPEGQAGRIDQFTGISDVFEIPQDPAVIIDTAKTSPEACIAQLKVFVLTHSKVNDESFRTI from the coding sequence ATGGCACTTATAATTCAAATGACAGGTCTTTCCGGATCCGGTAAGACAACGCTTTCCAAAATGCTCAAAACAACGCTGGAGGAGGAAAGTTACCGGGTGGCATTAGTAGATGGAGATACCTATCGGGCAACCTTATGTAAAGATCTGGGCTTTGATAAAGCAGACCGTATCGAGAATATAAGAAGACTGGGAGTCGTAGCAGCAGAACTCAGCAAGGAACACGATATTGTCATTATAGCGGCTATTAATCCTTATGAAGAGGGAAGACGCCTGCTACAGCAGGATAACAGTAATAGTCAACTTGTCTATATTAAATGTGATCTGCAGACCCTGATAAAGCGGGATCCCAAAGGATTGTATAAGCGTGCGCTTTTGCCAGAAGGACAAGCCGGCAGAATTGATCAGTTTACCGGGATCAGCGATGTATTTGAGATCCCTCAAGATCCGGCAGTAATAATAGATACAGCAAAGACTTCTCCCGAAGCATGTATTGCACAGTTAAAAGTATTTGTATTGACACATAGTAAAGTTAATGATGAATCATTCCGAACCATATAA
- a CDS encoding phytanoyl-CoA dioxygenase family protein, whose amino-acid sequence MMNHSEPYNPETEQSLAEKPFAFLSAYTTFHLERKAHNKAPDETFARTSNAFLAIFELGLFNTINFLFNEYTDVESFRQWIIRKKGVEFYKSARQKFEEWEIQRDVKAENYVCKILTEDQLKYWEEQGYLKISGLVSEEDCDAVVDHICSVLSIDLENPETWYQEQSALQGIMLPDAVGSAVEKVRNNTAVRAVFTDLYKSDAIFPNILPLGYNPPESMGYAFRGSRIHWDIDFSIGPRYHIQGLLYLHDVPENGGAFSLVPGYHKQIDHLLEQYGSPEAAMQYLAAANLEKHISGKKGDLILWIESLPHAATANKSDNPRFVQYINFGR is encoded by the coding sequence ATGATGAATCATTCCGAACCATATAATCCCGAAACTGAACAGTCATTAGCAGAAAAGCCATTCGCTTTTCTATCGGCTTACACTACATTTCATCTGGAAAGAAAAGCACATAACAAGGCTCCTGATGAAACTTTTGCACGCACTTCAAATGCGTTCTTAGCTATTTTTGAGCTTGGGCTTTTTAATACGATTAATTTTCTGTTTAATGAGTACACAGATGTGGAAAGTTTCAGACAATGGATTATACGTAAAAAAGGTGTGGAATTTTATAAGAGTGCACGCCAAAAATTTGAAGAATGGGAGATACAGCGGGATGTTAAAGCAGAAAATTATGTTTGTAAAATACTGACGGAAGATCAGTTAAAGTATTGGGAAGAACAGGGGTATCTGAAAATCTCCGGATTGGTATCCGAAGAGGACTGTGATGCTGTTGTAGATCATATTTGTTCGGTATTATCTATAGATTTAGAAAACCCGGAGACCTGGTATCAGGAGCAATCCGCTCTGCAGGGTATTATGCTACCGGATGCAGTTGGTTCTGCAGTTGAAAAAGTCCGGAACAATACAGCTGTCAGAGCAGTATTTACTGATCTGTATAAAAGTGATGCAATCTTTCCCAATATTCTGCCATTAGGGTATAACCCACCCGAAAGTATGGGATACGCTTTCAGAGGAAGTCGTATTCACTGGGATATTGATTTTTCAATAGGTCCCCGGTATCATATACAAGGTCTGCTTTATTTACATGATGTGCCGGAAAATGGAGGAGCATTCAGCCTTGTTCCGGGATATCATAAGCAAATTGATCATTTGCTGGAACAATACGGCTCTCCTGAAGCCGCTATGCAATATCTTGCTGCTGCAAATCTTGAAAAGCATATCAGCGGGAAAAAAGGAGATCTTATCCTGTGGATAGAATCCCTGCCGCATGCAGCTACTGCTAATAAATCTGATAATCCACGCTTTGTACAATACATCAACTTCGGCAGATAA
- a CDS encoding phage tail protein — MEGYIAEVRNFAGNFAPAGWILCDGRLLSINNYQVLYTVIGTTYGGDGVNTFGVPDLRGRVPIGTGQGPGLTNVVLGQKIGTETVTLLPANLPVHTHTAAVNATNVPFAVKVSAAAATLHAAATGSQLGQPMTDSIPTLGYNAANPDKTMGDSSLNTSGLTVNTAMMGSSLPHENMQPFLTTNYIICAEGIYPSRN; from the coding sequence ATGGAAGGATACATAGCAGAAGTAAGAAATTTTGCCGGAAATTTTGCTCCAGCTGGCTGGATATTATGTGACGGAAGATTATTAAGTATAAATAATTATCAGGTGTTGTACACGGTGATCGGAACAACTTATGGTGGAGATGGTGTTAACACATTTGGCGTACCGGATCTCAGAGGAAGGGTACCGATTGGTACAGGGCAAGGACCTGGATTAACAAATGTTGTACTGGGACAGAAAATTGGAACGGAAACGGTCACACTATTGCCTGCAAATTTGCCTGTACACACGCATACTGCAGCAGTGAATGCTACAAATGTTCCGTTTGCGGTAAAAGTAAGTGCGGCAGCAGCGACTCTTCATGCAGCAGCGACAGGCTCACAATTGGGGCAGCCGATGACTGACAGCATACCTACATTGGGATATAATGCAGCTAATCCGGATAAGACGATGGGTGACAGCTCGTTGAATACGAGTGGATTAACTGTAAATACTGCGATGATGGGAAGCTCTTTGCCTCACGAAAATATGCAACCTTTTTTAACAACAAATTATATCATATGTGCTGAAGGTATATATCCTTCACGAAATTAA
- a CDS encoding formyltransferase family protein → MIPNKNIRVGLICNTDIAAVVAGQLAAENKLAGIAVLDHNASYFKQIFAGTGIREESIQVIDTVFWKEQLADWLLAIQADTSLVFAFPYRIPQHILDLPPLGIYNIHPGTLPKYSGADPLFWQIKNQEEQIAISIHKMTAAIDRGPLVIESFTNLHPSENYGLLCSRVRMEVVGSVKQWYTALQEDKLIFREQDNTTEVYFDRKPSAEDFRIKWKDQPASAIRALALACNPKYGGATSYYGTQEIRILEAELISLEESATYSPGEIVYADGLYGVIAACINGEYLRILTVSMQEGYFSGSKLFTMGLIKGQQLN, encoded by the coding sequence ATGATACCAAACAAAAATATACGTGTGGGACTGATCTGTAATACAGATATTGCTGCTGTTGTGGCAGGACAACTGGCTGCGGAAAATAAATTGGCAGGCATTGCAGTTCTGGATCACAATGCATCTTATTTCAAACAAATTTTTGCTGGCACAGGTATCCGAGAAGAAAGTATTCAGGTGATTGATACTGTCTTCTGGAAAGAACAACTGGCAGACTGGCTATTAGCTATACAGGCTGACACCTCATTAGTGTTTGCATTTCCCTACCGGATACCGCAACATATTTTAGATCTGCCCCCGTTGGGCATATATAACATACATCCGGGGACACTGCCAAAGTACAGCGGTGCAGATCCATTATTCTGGCAGATTAAAAATCAGGAGGAACAAATTGCAATAAGTATACATAAGATGACAGCGGCCATCGATAGAGGGCCTTTGGTAATAGAAAGTTTTACCAATCTGCATCCGTCTGAAAACTATGGTTTACTATGTTCCCGGGTGCGAATGGAAGTGGTAGGCTCTGTGAAGCAATGGTATACAGCTTTACAGGAAGATAAATTAATATTCAGGGAACAGGATAATACTACTGAAGTATATTTTGACAGGAAACCTTCTGCTGAAGATTTTCGAATAAAATGGAAAGATCAACCGGCTTCAGCGATCAGGGCACTTGCACTGGCATGTAATCCTAAATATGGGGGAGCAACCAGCTATTACGGAACACAGGAAATACGCATACTGGAAGCTGAACTGATTAGTCTGGAAGAAAGTGCTACATATAGTCCGGGCGAGATCGTGTACGCAGACGGATTGTATGGGGTAATTGCAGCGTGTATAAACGGTGAGTATCTGCGCATATTGACTGTCAGTATGCAGGAGGGATATTTTTCCGGATCTAAATTATTTACAATGGGACTAATAAAAGGACAACAACTAAATTAA
- a CDS encoding bifunctional UDP-sugar hydrolase/5'-nucleotidase: MTNQRRSFLKRSSVLLSSILLARPLAGAAQSSKKISSLADNKRLIIYQTNDLSSINYWSRYNEILRTLEAEPTSGLILDAGNLFDASADVFQNKERIAKLNKIGFHAAACSDIYLNKGEEGLADLLPAINFPLISSNYQFSDARLQKGILPYMIIHSKGQKIGIIAVAQNTEMPDVSVQHPYKSAEKISKLLKDQENCKLVICLSQLGMDRKQWNSYDLAQETSYIDLILSNSVGNKVNGTLILRNKAKNEVILSQALDSGQLLSKNILGYDDDNNRQSYNHEYLMPANHYASNKEIYKELFSVKQQQA; the protein is encoded by the coding sequence ATGACTAATCAGCGACGGTCGTTTTTGAAAAGAAGCTCGGTACTTTTGAGTAGTATCCTGCTTGCCAGACCTCTTGCAGGCGCAGCTCAATCCAGTAAAAAAATCAGCTCTCTTGCCGATAATAAAAGACTGATTATATACCAGACAAATGATCTGAGTTCTATAAATTACTGGAGCAGATATAATGAGATCTTAAGGACACTAGAAGCAGAACCAACCTCTGGTCTGATTCTGGATGCCGGTAATCTATTTGATGCTTCTGCAGATGTATTTCAAAATAAAGAACGAATAGCAAAGTTAAATAAGATTGGGTTTCATGCTGCGGCATGTAGTGATATCTACCTTAATAAGGGGGAAGAGGGACTTGCTGATCTGTTGCCCGCTATCAATTTCCCTTTGATCAGTTCGAATTATCAATTTTCAGATGCAAGACTCCAAAAGGGAATACTGCCTTATATGATTATTCATTCCAAGGGTCAGAAAATAGGAATTATTGCTGTTGCTCAAAATACTGAAATGCCTGATGTCAGCGTTCAACATCCTTACAAATCAGCTGAAAAAATCAGCAAATTACTTAAAGATCAGGAAAATTGTAAGCTCGTCATTTGTCTATCTCAATTAGGAATGGATCGTAAACAATGGAACAGCTATGATCTTGCTCAGGAAACCAGTTATATAGATCTGATACTCAGTAACTCTGTAGGAAACAAGGTGAATGGAACATTAATCCTTCGAAACAAAGCTAAAAATGAAGTAATCCTGAGTCAGGCTTTAGACAGCGGGCAACTATTATCAAAAAATATACTGGGCTATGATGACGATAACAACCGACAATCCTACAATCATGAATATCTCATGCCTGCTAATCACTATGCCTCTAATAAGGAGATTTATAAAGAGTTGTTTTCAGTGAAACAACAGCAAGCCTAA